Proteins from a single region of Drosophila biarmipes strain raj3 chromosome 3R, RU_DBia_V1.1, whole genome shotgun sequence:
- the LOC108031286 gene encoding uncharacterized protein LOC108031286, which yields MKEILFVLLLVLIDNAYTFLPKTYDASFVSLKATGSEVVDFGNIRFLGREKRANGTLEIMEDMDNTFSVSAESFIDSSGGGDYKALPFSIPLEPFCKGMNSYWSYFDASLKYGENTDLPVDTRPCPIPKGVYYLKDALIKTDGWPTVMPRGFLKGVAKLFRNGESVGALEVVLHITDLG from the exons ATGAAGGAGATTCTGTTCGTGCTGTTACTAGTGCTCATCGACAACGCTTAC ACATTCCTTCCGAAAACCTATGACGCTAGTTTTGTATCGCTTAAAGCCACTGGATCCGAGGTCGTTGATTTTGGCAATATTCGATTTTTAGGACGAGAAAAGAGGGCCAATGGCACTCTGGAAATAATGGAAGATATGGATAATACATTTTCGGTTTCTGCTGAGAGTTTCATCGATTCCAGTGGCGGTGGCGATTACAAGGCGCTTCCTTTTTCCATTCCCCTGGAACCATTCTGCAAGGGCATGAACTCATACTGGTCGTACTTCGATGCGAGCTTGAAGTACGGAGAGAACACGGATCTTCCCGTCGACACCCGCCCATGTCCCATACCCAAGGGGGTTTACTATTTAAAGGATGCGCTCATCAAAACTGACGGCTGGCCCACTGTAATGCCGCGAGGCTTCCTAAAGGGCGTGGCCAAACTATTCAGGAATGGCGAATCTGTCGGCGCTCTGGAAGTTGTTCTTCACATTACGGATCTAGgttaa